In Rhizorhabdus phycosphaerae, the genomic stretch CTTCGACGACTGGTATCGCCGAGATGAACCAGTCGCTGAAGGGCATTGCCGAGACGCTGTCCTCTTCGCGTGTCGGCGACGCTGCGAGCTGGATCGGCAAGGCGGTACTCGTCGAATCCAAGTCGGCGACCGCGCTGTCCGATGGCGCCTATGCGGGTAATGTGACGATCGAGAAGGATGCGTCGCGGGTCGACATCAACCTTGTCGATGCGACCGGCAAGGTCGTCTATACCGGCAGCGCCGCCGACGTGAAGGCGGGCGACATCCCCTTCTACTGGGATGGCAAGGACAGCGAAGGCAAGGCCGTCGAAGGCCCGCTGACGATCTCGGTCAACGCCAAGGATACCTCTGCCCAGCAACTCGCCGCGACCACAAGCAGCTGGACGACCGTGTCCGGCGTCCGCTCGCCGGCGAGTGGGGCCACCAAACTCGTAACGCCGCTCGGGTCGATCGATCCGGCTGCGGCCCTTCAGATTTCCTGACTTTCGGTAACGGAGTTCTCTAGACCATGTCCTTCTATACCGCTCTTTCCGGCCTCAAGGCTTCGCAGACCGAACTCGCGGTCATCTCCAACAACGTCGCCAATGTCGGCACCACCGGCTTCAAGAAGAGCGCGGCCGAATTCGGCGACATCGTTTCCTCAGCACCGCTGCAAAGCTCGACCACGGCGGGTCAGGGCACCCGCCTGCGCGGGATCGCCCAGCAGTTCACCCAGGGCGGCTTCGAGAATTCCGAACGGTCGCTCGATCTCGCCGTTTCGGGCCAGGGCTTCTTCGTGACGCGGTCGACCACCTCCAACTCGCAGGTGTCATACACCCGCAACGGCTCGTTCCGCGTCGACTCCCAGCGCTATGTGGTCGACAGCTCGGGCGCCTATCTGCAGGTGCTGCCGACCGACTCGCGCGGTACGCTGACGGCAACCGGCCTGAGCTCGACCCGGTCGCTGCAGCTGCCGCTGACCTCGGGTACGTCGAGCGCCACCCAGACGGTCGATCTGTCGATCACCTTCCCCGCCGACGCCGACGTGCCGTCGAACCGTTCGGTCTACACGACCCAGAATCCGTACGCCTTCGACCGGTTCGACGCGAACAGCTACAATCAATCGACCACGACGACGGTCTATGATGCGTCGGGAACCTCCTTCCCGATGACGACCTATTATATCCGCGAAAACGTTCCCAACGCGACCACGACCACGACGACCTGGACCGCTCGGACCTTCATCGGCGACCAGGAGATCAGCATGGATCCTGCGGTGAGCTCGCCGGCGACGCCTGTCACGCTCGTCTTCGACAGCTTCGGCACTCTGAGCACGATCAACGGCGCCTCGCCGGGGACGCTGACCACCAATCAGGTCAGCCCTTCGGGTGCAACCGGTCCGATCGGCTTCGCGCTCACTTATGGCTCCAACACCCGCCAGGCTTCGGCGCCATTCACGCTGACCAGCTTCACTCAGGACGGCTATGCTGCAGGCCAGCTGGACAACGTCTCGGTCGATGCGCAGGGCCTCGTCGTCGCCACCTTCTCGAACGGCGACAGCCAGGCGCTGGGCAAGATCATCCTCGCGACCTTCTCCAACCCGGAAGGCCTGCGTCAGCTCGGCGACAGCAAATGGGGATCGACCGGTATTTCGGGCGAGCCGATGATCAGCGAGGCGAACGCCAACGGTACGGGCCTGATCCAGTCGGGCGCGCTCGAGCAGGCCAATGTCGACATCACCGAGGAGCTGGTCGCGCTGATCCAGGCGCAGCGCAACTTCTCGGCCAATGCCAAGGCGATCGAGGCGGCGAACACGATGACCCAGACCATCGTGAACCTGCGCGCCTGATCCTGACGACGGTTGACGGAGCCCCGCGATGGACAAGCTGATCTATAGCTCGCTGTCGGCAATGCGGTCGGCGATGGCGCGTCAGACGATGACCGCCAATGATCTCGCTAACGCGAACACATCGGGGTTCCGCGCCGAGATGAGCTCAAGCGCAGCGCTTTGGCTGAAGGGCGAGGGCTTTGAAAGCCGCGTCGCCAATTCGGGCGAAGTGGCTTCGGCCGACATGACGGCAGGGACGATCAGCGAGACTGGCCGGATGCTCGACGTAGCGCTCGATACCAAGGATGCGCTCTTGGCCGTGCAGAGCCGCGAGGGCGACGAGGCCTACACTCGCCGTGGCGACCTGCAGCTGAGCGACAGCGGACTGCTGACCACCGGCGACGGCCTGCCCGTCCTCGGCGATGCCGGCCCGATCACGCTGCCGCCCTTCGACAAGCTTACGATCGCGGCCGACGGTACGATTTCGATCGTGCCGCAGGGCGGCGATCCGTCGCAGATGCAGACGGTCGACCGGCTCAAGCTGGCCGGGACCAGCGGGATGCAGATCGCAAAGGGATTGGACGGCCTGTTCAGGCCCAGGAATGGCGGAACGCTGCCTACTGATCCCGACGCCAAGGTTCGACAGGGCGCCCTCGAAGGATCCAACGTCAACGTGTCCTCCACGTTGATCGACATGATCGAGGCCAGCCGCGGCTGGGACATGCAGGTGAAGATGATGAGCGCGGCGCAGGACATCGACAAGGCGTCCAGCGAACTGATGCGCTTCGACTGAAATAGAACGGAGAAGTCACGATGACCAATGCAGCATTGCACGTCGCCCGGACGGGCCTCGATGCGCAGAATATGCGCATGCAGGTGATCGCCAACAATTTGGCGAACGTGAACACCACCGGCTTCAAGCGCGACCGGGCCAGCTTCGAGACGCTCGCCTATCAGGCGATGACTGCCCCCGGCGCGGCCTCGTCGGAATCGACCCGCTTCGCCACCGGCACCAATCTCGGCTCGGGCGTCCAGATCAACGGCACCGCCAAGGTCGACACGCAGGGTTCGTTGCAGACAACCGACAATGCGCTCGACCTCGCGGTCGAAGGTTCGGGTTTCTTCCAGATCCAGCTGCCTGACGGCCGCATAGGGTACACCCGCGACGGCAGCTTCCACCTGTCGGCCGAGGGGACCATGGTCAACAGCGACGGCTATCAGGTGCTGCCGCAGATCCAGATCCCCGACGGGGCGGCCAACATCACCATCGCGGCCAATGGCGCGGTCAGCGTCACGCTGCAGGGCCAGACCGAAGCCTCCCAAGTCGGCACGATCGAGATCGCCCGCTTCACCAACCCCGCCGGCTTGCAGGCCGAAGGCAACAACGTCCTGACCGAGACGTCGGCCTCGGGCCAGCCGCAGGTCGGGCCCGGCGCGATCGATGGCCGCGGTAGCGTCCGTCAGGGAGCGCTGGAATCCTCCAACGTCAACATCGTCCAGGAACTGGTCGATATGATCGAGACGCAGCGCGCCTATGAGGTGAACAGCAAGATGATCCAGTCGACCGACCAGATGCTGCAATATGTCAACCAGAACGTCTGATAGCGACATGAAGGGGATCGGTGCCCTCGCCATGGTCGCTCTGCTCCTGGGCAGCGCGGCGTTCGATCGGGCAGAGGCGAAGCAGAAGTTCCGTGATCCGGACTATATGCCGAGCTTCGCCGTCGAGCCGCGACCGCCCGAGGCCAATGGTGCCATCTTCCAATCGGCCAACGGCTATTCGGCGCTGACCAACGGCGCTCGCGCGGCTATGGTCGGCGACATCGTCACGATCACGCTGGTCGAGCGGACACAGGCCGTGAAATCGAACAGTGCATCGACCGATCGGTCGGGCAATGTGGGTCTTACGCCGCCGACCACCGGTCCGCTGTCGCTGTTCGGTGCGACCGACGCCGCCATAAGTGGTGGCGGCACATTCGCGGGCAAAGGCAATGCTGCGCAGTCGAACCAGCTGAACGGCGAGATCAGCGTGACCATCGCCCGCGTCTATCCCAATGGGACGATGATGGTGCGCGGCGAGAAGTTCCTCACCCTCAACCGGGGTGACGAGAACATCGGCATCGTCGGCTTCATTCGCGCGGCGGACATCGGTCCGGACAACCGGGTGCCCTCGACGCGCGTGGCCGATGCCAAGATCGTCTATTCGGGCAAGGGCGAGATCGCGCGGGGCTCGCGGCAGGGATGGCTTAACCGTTTCTTTTCCATCTTGAGTCCATTCTGATTCAAGAATTCTGAGGATCTGCCGTTAATGTTCCGCTCGCTGCTCATCGCCCTGCTCTGCATCGCCGGCCTCGCACCGGCGCTTCCCGCGCAGGCGGAGCGGATCAAGGACATCGGCGCCTTCGCCGGCCTCCGCGCCAACCAGCTGACCGGCTACGGCATTGTCGTCGGTCTGGCGGGGACGGGTGACGACAGCCTGGACTATGCGACGCTCGGCATGAAGGGCGTGGCCTCCCGCTTCGGACTGCAGCTGCCTGCGGGCGTGAACCCCGCGCTCAAAAATGCTGCGGCAGTCATGCTGACGGCCGAACTGGCGGCCTTCGCCAAGCCCGGCCAGCGGCTCGACGTGACGATCTCCGCGCTGGGCAAGGCCAAGTCGCTGCGCGGCGGTACGCTGATCATGGCCCCTCTGATGGGCGCCGACGGACAGATCTATGCCATGGCGCAGGGTAATCTCGCGGTCGGCGGTCTCGGCATCGATGCGGCCGATGGATCGAAGCTGACGATCAACGTACCGACGGCCGGCCGGATTCCCGGCGGGGCGACGGTGGAACGCAGCGTCGATGCCGGCTTTGCGACGTCGCCACAGCTGCGCTTCGATCTGGCGGAAGGCGATCTGACGACATCGCAGCGCGTCGCTGCCCGTATCAACGCTGCCCTCGGCCAGCCGGTCGCGCGCTCCATCGACGCGACGACCATCACCATCGAGGCCGCGCCGGGCGCCGAACTGCGCACCGCTCTTATGAGCCGCATCGAGAATCTCGAAGTCGATACCGCCGACGCGCCCGCCCGTGTCGTCGTCAACGCCCGCACCGGAACCGTCGTCATCAACGGCGCCGTCCGGATCGCGCCGGTCGCGGTGACGCATGGAAAGATGACGGTCCAGGTCGACGAGAAGCCGCAGGTGATCCAGCCGGCACCCTTCTCCAAGGGCGAGACTGCCGTCCAGCAGTCGAGCGCGATCAACGTGCAGGAAGAGGCGCGGCCGATGTTCGAGTTCCAGCCGGGCGCCTCGCTCGCCGAGATCGTCAAGGCGGTCAATGCGATCGGCGCGTCGCCGGCCGATCTGGTCGCCATATTGGAGGCCCTCAAGCAGGCTGGCGCGATGAAGGCGGAGCTGGTGGTCCTATGATCGACGGCGTTTCCATCCGCTCGGGCGCGCTCGGCGACGCCAAGGCGAGCGAGCTCGACAAGCTCAAGGCCGCGTCGAAGCAGTTCGAGGCGATCTTTACGCGTCAGATGCTCAAGTCGATGCGCGAGGCGAAGCTCAACGAGGACGATCTCTTCGGGAGCGAGGCGACCGACCAGTTTCGCGAGATGCAGGATTCGAACTTTGCGACCGACCTCGCCGACAAGGGCGCGCTCGGTATCGCGGAGATGCTCGTGAAGCAGTTCGAGGCCCGTGTGTCGAAGAAGGCACCGGCCGCCGATGGCGCCGTGACCATGACGACTGCCACCAAGATTGCCCCCTCGACCACATCGCCGGGAGGGGGTGAGTGAGCGACCTTCTCGCCATTGGCCGGTCCGGTATCGTCGCCTATCGGGCGGCGCTGTCGACTGTCGGCGAAAACGTCTCCAATGCGGAGACCGAGGGCTATACCCGCCGCACCGTCCGGCTGGGCGAATCCGCCGTCGCGACGTCGAACAACTATCAGTATCGCTCGTCGGCGGTTTTCGGCGGCGTGAGCGTCGCGGCCGTGCAGCGCGTCTACGACAATTATCGCAGCTCCTATGCGCGTCTCGCCAATTCGGAAGCCGCCAAGGCGGAAGCGAAAGCCACCTGGCTGAACACGGCGGAAGGCGCGCTCGACGATTCGGATGTCGGTCTTGGCGTCAAGATGGCCTCGGTCTTCACTGCCGCAGAGGAACTCAGCACCGACGTGTCGAGCGACACCAACCGTCGCACCATGCTGACGGCGCTCACCGAAGTGACGAACCAGTTCAATAATACGGCGAGCTCGCTCAAGTCCGTCTCCGACGGCCTTGGCTCGGTGGCCGACTCCTCCGTCCAGAAGCTCAATTCCGACATGGCCAATCTGGTCAAGATCAACGTCGGCCTGCTGCGCGCTTCACCGGGATCGGCGGGGCAGGCGTTGCTTCTCGACCAGCGCGACGCGACGCTCAAGAGCATCTCGGATGCCATCGGCGTCGAGGTCCGTTTCGAAGACGACGGCCGGGCCGACGTCAGGCTGCTCGGCAACAGCGTGATCAAGCTGGTCGATTCCAGCGAACCCTATCCGGGCCTGGTCGGCGTCGTGCGGGCCAGCGACGGGCGCTTGTCACTGGTCGCTTCGGGTCTCCAGACCCAGGTCAGCATCACCGCGCAATCGGGTTCCCTGAGCGGGCTCGTCGAGGCGGCGTCGGCGATCGCGTCCCGACGCGAGGCGGTCGACGCCATCGCGGTCAGTTTCGCGAGCACGCTCAACAGCTGGAACCAGGCGGGCATCGACCGGAACGGCGCTGCCGGCGCGGCGCTCTTAAGTGGCACGAACGCCGCCGATCTGAGTGTCGCCACGAGCGACCTGTCGAAGATCGCCGCGGCCTCGACCTCCGGCGTGGCCAATGGCAACGCCCTCGATCTCAAGACAACGCGCAATTCGAACGGGCCAGAGGCGAAATGGTCGCTGCTGGTGTCGATCCACTCGCAGGCTGTGTCTTCCGCCAATGCCGAGAAGACAGCTGCGGCCACTTACAGGGACGGAGCGATGCAGGCGCTCGACGAGGTCACCGGCATCGACCTCGACGTCGAGGCGGCCCAGCTGCTGCGATACCAACAAGCTTATAGCGGCTCCGCGCGGATCATCCAGGTCGCGAAGGAAATGCTGCAGGACATTCTGGGTCTGTTCTAAGGGAAGACATCGGTGATCACCGCAACACGCTACCGCGCTCAGGTCGAGATCAACCGGCAGTCGCAGCTGGGCGAGGAGATCGCCAAGGCGCAGGCGGCCATCTCTACCGGCAAACGCATCGACAAGCCGTCGGACGATCCCATCGCGGCCGCTCGCGTCGCGGAGATCCGGCGTGCACAGGCGGACCAGACCGTCTGGTCGCGCAATATCCAGACCGCCAAATCGGTTGCCGCGCAGGTCGATACGGCGATGGGTACCGCCTATGATATCTTCAATCGGGTCAAGGAGCTGACGCTGGCGGGCGCCAGTGAATCGGTTTCCTCGATCGATCGGCAGGCGATGGTGCAGGAGTTGAGTTCGCTGCGCACCCAGCTTTCCAATCTCCAGATCGAGACGACCCCAACCGGACAGGATCTGTTCCCGGTCGACGCGCCGCTGCTGGTGTCGACATCGGCCACCCAGCGCCTTCCCGCGACGACACAACGATCGACCATGTTCGATGGGCTCAGCTACACGCACGGTGTCGCCTCGCTCGACTGGGCGATCGGGTCCGCGATCGATGCGATTTCCACCGACGATGTCGCCACCCGACGTACGCTGGCCAATGCCAGCCTGACCGACATCGACACTGCCATCAACCATGTCACCAATCAGCGCGCCGCGCAG encodes the following:
- a CDS encoding flagellar hook assembly protein FlgD; its protein translation is MTISTGNSYLDSLGGTSTSSSTTTKKSNGTLDQAAFLKLLTTQMQTQDPFNPVDNTQMVAQMAQFSSTTGIAEMNQSLKGIAETLSSSRVGDAASWIGKAVLVESKSATALSDGAYAGNVTIEKDASRVDINLVDATGKVVYTGSAADVKAGDIPFYWDGKDSEGKAVEGPLTISVNAKDTSAQQLAATTSSWTTVSGVRSPASGATKLVTPLGSIDPAAALQIS
- a CDS encoding flagellar hook protein FlgE — protein: MSFYTALSGLKASQTELAVISNNVANVGTTGFKKSAAEFGDIVSSAPLQSSTTAGQGTRLRGIAQQFTQGGFENSERSLDLAVSGQGFFVTRSTTSNSQVSYTRNGSFRVDSQRYVVDSSGAYLQVLPTDSRGTLTATGLSSTRSLQLPLTSGTSSATQTVDLSITFPADADVPSNRSVYTTQNPYAFDRFDANSYNQSTTTTVYDASGTSFPMTTYYIRENVPNATTTTTTWTARTFIGDQEISMDPAVSSPATPVTLVFDSFGTLSTINGASPGTLTTNQVSPSGATGPIGFALTYGSNTRQASAPFTLTSFTQDGYAAGQLDNVSVDAQGLVVATFSNGDSQALGKIILATFSNPEGLRQLGDSKWGSTGISGEPMISEANANGTGLIQSGALEQANVDITEELVALIQAQRNFSANAKAIEAANTMTQTIVNLRA
- a CDS encoding flagellar basal body rod protein FlgF; the encoded protein is MDKLIYSSLSAMRSAMARQTMTANDLANANTSGFRAEMSSSAALWLKGEGFESRVANSGEVASADMTAGTISETGRMLDVALDTKDALLAVQSREGDEAYTRRGDLQLSDSGLLTTGDGLPVLGDAGPITLPPFDKLTIAADGTISIVPQGGDPSQMQTVDRLKLAGTSGMQIAKGLDGLFRPRNGGTLPTDPDAKVRQGALEGSNVNVSSTLIDMIEASRGWDMQVKMMSAAQDIDKASSELMRFD
- the flgG gene encoding flagellar basal-body rod protein FlgG; amino-acid sequence: MTNAALHVARTGLDAQNMRMQVIANNLANVNTTGFKRDRASFETLAYQAMTAPGAASSESTRFATGTNLGSGVQINGTAKVDTQGSLQTTDNALDLAVEGSGFFQIQLPDGRIGYTRDGSFHLSAEGTMVNSDGYQVLPQIQIPDGAANITIAANGAVSVTLQGQTEASQVGTIEIARFTNPAGLQAEGNNVLTETSASGQPQVGPGAIDGRGSVRQGALESSNVNIVQELVDMIETQRAYEVNSKMIQSTDQMLQYVNQNV
- a CDS encoding flagellar basal body L-ring protein FlgH, which gives rise to MSTRTSDSDMKGIGALAMVALLLGSAAFDRAEAKQKFRDPDYMPSFAVEPRPPEANGAIFQSANGYSALTNGARAAMVGDIVTITLVERTQAVKSNSASTDRSGNVGLTPPTTGPLSLFGATDAAISGGGTFAGKGNAAQSNQLNGEISVTIARVYPNGTMMVRGEKFLTLNRGDENIGIVGFIRAADIGPDNRVPSTRVADAKIVYSGKGEIARGSRQGWLNRFFSILSPF
- a CDS encoding flagellar basal body P-ring protein FlgI, which translates into the protein MFRSLLIALLCIAGLAPALPAQAERIKDIGAFAGLRANQLTGYGIVVGLAGTGDDSLDYATLGMKGVASRFGLQLPAGVNPALKNAAAVMLTAELAAFAKPGQRLDVTISALGKAKSLRGGTLIMAPLMGADGQIYAMAQGNLAVGGLGIDAADGSKLTINVPTAGRIPGGATVERSVDAGFATSPQLRFDLAEGDLTTSQRVAARINAALGQPVARSIDATTITIEAAPGAELRTALMSRIENLEVDTADAPARVVVNARTGTVVINGAVRIAPVAVTHGKMTVQVDEKPQVIQPAPFSKGETAVQQSSAINVQEEARPMFEFQPGASLAEIVKAVNAIGASPADLVAILEALKQAGAMKAELVVL
- a CDS encoding rod-binding protein, encoding MIDGVSIRSGALGDAKASELDKLKAASKQFEAIFTRQMLKSMREAKLNEDDLFGSEATDQFREMQDSNFATDLADKGALGIAEMLVKQFEARVSKKAPAADGAVTMTTATKIAPSTTSPGGGE
- the flgK gene encoding flagellar hook-associated protein FlgK; protein product: MSDLLAIGRSGIVAYRAALSTVGENVSNAETEGYTRRTVRLGESAVATSNNYQYRSSAVFGGVSVAAVQRVYDNYRSSYARLANSEAAKAEAKATWLNTAEGALDDSDVGLGVKMASVFTAAEELSTDVSSDTNRRTMLTALTEVTNQFNNTASSLKSVSDGLGSVADSSVQKLNSDMANLVKINVGLLRASPGSAGQALLLDQRDATLKSISDAIGVEVRFEDDGRADVRLLGNSVIKLVDSSEPYPGLVGVVRASDGRLSLVASGLQTQVSITAQSGSLSGLVEAASAIASRREAVDAIAVSFASTLNSWNQAGIDRNGAAGAALLSGTNAADLSVATSDLSKIAAASTSGVANGNALDLKTTRNSNGPEAKWSLLVSIHSQAVSSANAEKTAAATYRDGAMQALDEVTGIDLDVEAAQLLRYQQAYSGSARIIQVAKEMLQDILGLF
- a CDS encoding flagellin gives rise to the protein MITATRYRAQVEINRQSQLGEEIAKAQAAISTGKRIDKPSDDPIAAARVAEIRRAQADQTVWSRNIQTAKSVAAQVDTAMGTAYDIFNRVKELTLAGASESVSSIDRQAMVQELSSLRTQLSNLQIETTPTGQDLFPVDAPLLVSTSATQRLPATTQRSTMFDGLSYTHGVASLDWAIGSAIDAISTDDVATRRTLANASLTDIDTAINHVTNQRAAQGVRMAQLDTAADTVEAAATQLSEERSSLEDTDVAATVMKLNARTLSLQAAQMAFAKVNSNTLFDYLR